The following are encoded together in the Mammaliicoccus vitulinus genome:
- a CDS encoding metallophosphoesterase family protein gives MIKFIHCADLHLDSPFKSRHYLSPSILKDVKQSAYYSFTKIVDEAIKEQVDFVVIAGDLFDQDNRTLRAEVFLREQFIRLEQEQIFVYIIHGNHDPLSIGVHTVWPENVTVFTDQVSTHQLITKNGQVVYLHGFSYQKDQSYENKVDEYPESTGNRGIHIGVLHGTYSQASNVKKRYTEFNIEDLNSKLYHYWALGHIHERAMISELSQIHYSGNIQARHFKEKGEKGYLLVEGDESKLQATFKPTQYIRFEKAVIETQAQGKHALYEAIQKFKDSVRTEGKAFYQLDVYVKHDDVLKQDEINQVIQLIQEFEENQTNFIFIEQLNVFFEQDSEIALANEFNDDILQDDTILEDALSDLYMNPKANRFLEPFSDIDKQALIERGEAILKRRMRG, from the coding sequence ATGATTAAATTTATACATTGTGCGGATTTACACCTTGATAGTCCATTTAAGTCTAGACATTATTTAAGCCCTTCTATTTTAAAAGATGTTAAACAAAGTGCTTATTATAGCTTCACAAAAATTGTGGATGAAGCTATTAAAGAGCAAGTAGACTTTGTTGTCATTGCAGGAGATCTATTTGATCAAGATAATAGAACGCTTAGAGCAGAAGTGTTTCTAAGAGAGCAATTTATTAGACTAGAACAAGAACAAATATTTGTATATATCATACATGGTAACCATGATCCATTATCAATAGGTGTTCATACTGTATGGCCAGAAAACGTTACAGTATTCACCGACCAAGTATCTACGCATCAACTCATTACAAAAAACGGTCAGGTTGTATACTTACATGGGTTTAGCTACCAAAAAGATCAAAGTTACGAGAACAAAGTAGATGAATATCCAGAATCAACAGGTAATAGAGGTATACATATTGGTGTGTTACATGGGACTTATTCGCAAGCTTCGAATGTAAAGAAGAGATATACGGAATTTAATATTGAAGACTTAAATAGTAAGTTATATCATTATTGGGCATTAGGACATATTCACGAAAGAGCAATGATTAGTGAACTTTCTCAAATACATTATTCAGGAAACATACAAGCTCGTCACTTCAAAGAAAAAGGTGAGAAAGGATATTTGCTTGTTGAAGGCGATGAGTCTAAATTGCAGGCTACTTTTAAACCTACACAGTACATACGTTTTGAAAAAGCAGTAATTGAAACACAAGCTCAAGGTAAACATGCTTTATATGAAGCCATTCAAAAATTCAAAGATAGTGTGCGTACTGAAGGAAAAGCATTTTATCAATTAGATGTTTATGTTAAACATGATGACGTTCTAAAACAAGATGAAATCAATCAAGTTATCCAGCTTATTCAAGAATTTGAAGAAAACCAAACAAACTTTATTTTTATCGAACAGTTAAATGTCTTTTTTGAACAAGACTCTGAAATAGCATTAGCTAATGAATTCAACGATGATATTTTGCAAGATGATACCATTCTTGAAGATGCATTAAGTGATTTGTATATGAACCCTAAAGCCAATCGTTTCTTAGAACCATTTAGCGATATTGACAAACAAGCATTGATTGAACGCGGGGAAGCTATTTTAAAAAGAAGAATGAGAGGTTAA
- a CDS encoding ATP-binding protein, giving the protein MKIISLEIYGYGQLMSRKIKFDQSFMQIYGENEAGKSTIQAFIHSILFGFPTKKENEPRLEPRLGNQYGGKLELEFDGQKVEVERVKGRVTGDVKVYLSNGKIKDEEWLKQKLNYINKKTYQGIFSFNVLGLQDIHKNLTEDQLQMYLLQAGALGSTEFTGMSDLMQSEKEALYKKNGKNPVLNVQLEQLNDLEIKIKNEEKKLSEYERLQDERDKISRRLNQLKDNLGNLTNRLTNKEKEISLHNDVVEWKKLETNLNIEPYEFPEQGIERYESAVRSNESIKRDLTLRNEKLAQVVHTLDHVNVMSERDEKALNSIRQRESDIKEKHQELKQLNKQIDDTERDNELLRQDIGWNDEYLDVDTSEAMKTHIAEVNRVKEENVVEREQIKRTLNQLDIERDRYNNNVDRLHNDLVSDENYEQKKVYNQKALELGEKKSLYKKMEESFKKQKEESEKRSKQYKLASCIGGILLIAIAIYAFIASQLIFSAIFAIVGIILVVLSFFIKSKNLDHDQAFSKEIDELEEKVKHLKQFYDLDFNLDEQTKMRQELEGYYQSQEILNTKKAELKKELEQVEEIIEQKERAIKETKASIHVSNQLSSQLLNDALTTIKKIKQNRFEIKRLTKLRDEKHSDLEAFYLEAESIVTHARLHYQKVSLFHDVKQALDEHQKEFNIQSRNVEQQALLTNEITALSKRLEENNNVIQSLFSFINVEDEESYYRHHKSYISYNEDMERFNYLTELLNNHNYDYDKNTQLSYMTKTDLENERNQLELQVDEYNDNYLNVQAELSDLNAKINHMETDETLSALRHEYHLLKDKVNETANDWAALSYLQNLVEAHIKQIKDKRLPYVVKDATDILSALTEDRYNQVIYEDQNVQVRHENGQVFHPTELSQSTKELLYIALRFSLIKSLQKYYPFPIIVDDAFVHFDKHRKEIMIKYLMSMSEDIQILYFTCNKDQNVPQKQTITLTKIEGAKSK; this is encoded by the coding sequence ATGAAAATAATATCCTTAGAAATTTATGGCTATGGCCAACTCATGTCTAGAAAAATTAAATTTGATCAAAGTTTTATGCAAATATATGGAGAAAATGAAGCAGGTAAATCTACAATTCAAGCTTTTATACACTCTATATTATTTGGGTTTCCAACAAAAAAAGAGAATGAGCCAAGGTTAGAACCACGTCTTGGCAATCAATACGGTGGTAAATTAGAACTGGAATTTGATGGTCAAAAAGTGGAAGTAGAAAGAGTCAAAGGTCGTGTTACTGGCGATGTGAAAGTTTACCTATCAAATGGTAAAATTAAAGACGAAGAATGGCTCAAACAAAAGCTTAATTATATTAATAAAAAGACATATCAAGGTATCTTCTCCTTTAATGTATTAGGATTGCAAGATATTCATAAAAATTTAACTGAAGACCAACTTCAAATGTACTTATTACAAGCAGGTGCTTTAGGTTCTACTGAATTTACCGGTATGAGCGATTTAATGCAAAGTGAAAAAGAAGCACTGTATAAAAAGAATGGTAAAAATCCAGTTTTAAATGTTCAATTAGAACAGTTAAACGATTTAGAAATAAAAATTAAAAACGAAGAAAAGAAGTTATCGGAATACGAAAGACTTCAAGATGAGCGTGACAAAATATCGAGAAGACTCAATCAGTTAAAAGATAATTTAGGTAACCTTACAAATCGATTAACAAATAAAGAAAAAGAAATTTCTTTACATAATGATGTTGTAGAATGGAAAAAGCTAGAAACGAACTTAAATATAGAACCGTATGAATTTCCAGAGCAAGGTATTGAAAGATATGAATCTGCAGTACGTTCAAATGAAAGTATTAAGCGTGATTTAACATTAAGAAATGAAAAGCTAGCGCAAGTTGTTCATACTTTAGATCATGTGAACGTTATGTCTGAAAGAGATGAAAAAGCTTTAAATAGTATTAGACAACGAGAATCAGATATTAAAGAAAAGCATCAAGAATTAAAGCAATTAAACAAACAAATTGATGATACAGAACGTGATAATGAACTGTTGCGTCAAGACATTGGTTGGAATGATGAATATTTAGATGTTGATACTTCTGAAGCGATGAAGACGCATATAGCAGAAGTGAATCGTGTTAAAGAAGAAAATGTAGTTGAACGCGAACAAATAAAACGAACTTTAAATCAATTGGATATTGAGCGAGATAGATACAATAATAATGTTGATAGATTGCACAATGATTTAGTTTCTGACGAAAATTATGAACAAAAGAAAGTTTATAACCAAAAAGCTTTAGAGTTAGGCGAGAAGAAATCACTTTATAAAAAAATGGAAGAAAGCTTTAAAAAGCAAAAAGAAGAAAGTGAAAAAAGAAGTAAGCAATATAAATTAGCTTCTTGTATCGGTGGCATATTATTAATAGCAATTGCAATATATGCTTTTATCGCTTCTCAGCTTATATTTAGTGCAATCTTTGCGATAGTTGGTATAATTTTAGTCGTATTATCTTTCTTTATAAAATCTAAAAATTTAGATCATGATCAAGCTTTTTCTAAAGAGATAGATGAATTAGAAGAAAAGGTTAAACATTTAAAGCAATTTTATGATTTAGATTTTAACTTAGATGAACAGACTAAAATGAGACAAGAATTAGAAGGTTATTACCAATCGCAAGAAATTTTAAATACAAAGAAAGCTGAATTGAAGAAAGAGTTAGAACAAGTCGAAGAAATAATAGAGCAGAAAGAACGTGCTATAAAAGAAACAAAAGCAAGTATTCATGTTTCTAATCAACTGTCATCTCAATTATTAAATGATGCGTTAACGACCATTAAGAAAATTAAGCAAAATAGATTCGAAATCAAGCGTTTAACTAAATTAAGAGATGAGAAACATTCGGATCTTGAAGCATTTTATCTTGAAGCAGAAAGTATCGTAACTCATGCACGATTACATTATCAAAAGGTTTCATTATTTCATGACGTAAAACAAGCTTTAGATGAGCATCAAAAAGAATTTAATATTCAATCAAGAAATGTTGAACAACAAGCACTGCTTACAAACGAAATCACTGCACTTTCAAAAAGGCTAGAAGAAAACAATAACGTGATCCAATCATTATTTAGCTTCATTAATGTAGAAGACGAAGAATCATATTATCGACACCATAAATCTTACATATCATATAATGAGGATATGGAGAGATTTAACTATTTAACTGAGTTGCTCAACAATCATAATTATGATTACGATAAAAATACTCAGCTGAGTTATATGACGAAAACGGACTTAGAAAATGAAAGAAATCAATTAGAACTGCAAGTTGATGAATACAATGACAACTACTTAAATGTACAAGCAGAACTTAGTGATTTAAATGCTAAAATTAATCATATGGAAACCGATGAAACATTGTCAGCATTGAGACATGAATATCATTTACTTAAAGATAAAGTTAATGAAACAGCAAATGATTGGGCAGCATTAAGTTATTTGCAAAACTTAGTTGAAGCGCATATTAAGCAAATTAAGGATAAGAGATTACCTTATGTTGTGAAAGATGCAACAGATATTTTAAGTGCATTAACAGAAGATAGATACAATCAAGTGATCTATGAAGACCAAAATGTACAAGTAAGACATGAAAATGGTCAAGTATTCCACCCAACTGAGTTAAGTCAGTCAACAAAAGAACTGTTGTATATTGCGCTTAGATTTAGCTTGATTAAATCCTTGCAAAAATACTATCCATTCCCGATAATAGTGGATGACGCATTTGTCCACTTTGATAAGCATCGTAAAGAAATTATGATTAAATATTTAATGAGCATGTCAGAAGATATTCAAATACTTTACTTTACATGTAACAAAGATCAAAACGTACCACAAAAACAAACGATAACTCTGACAAAAATAGAAGGAGCTAAGAGCAAATGA
- a CDS encoding IS1182 family transposase: MYKNYNMSQLTLPLDIEVLIPENDIAHFVNQIVETIPNEEFYEFTHVRGASSYHPKLMLKIILYSYTQSVFSGRRIESLLKDSVRMMWLSQNQTPSYRTINRFRVNPIIDRLLQSLFINFRTQLIEQNLIDEESIYIDGTKIEANANKYTFVWRKNTERFNKKVVEQSREIYREAIVNEVIPELKDETQDITLETLYEFKNRLEEKIEDLNNDISNSKDVAERKTMRSERTEIKKTKKLLSENINRQIKYKKQLDMLGERNSYSKTDHDATFMRMKDDHMMNGQLKPGYNLQIATNSQFVLSYDIFPNPTDTRTLTPFLNNIRNNYFNLPNYIVADAGYGSEENYKTILDEFNRTPLITYSMYLKEQTKKYKENIYNTQNWKYDELRDEIICPSNRRLPFKRYTYRIDKYKYKRDFKLYESDNCNNCELFDLCRKNAYQSTNKKIMKNNVWEYFKHMTQKLLSKPETEKIYKQRKIDVEPVFGYLKAILGFTRVSLRGKTKVKRELGIALMATNIRKMVALRATKIKNYSKKSVNSYFLKNLRSFKLIWDVNVPATFLFCYNGFLTCPMYRTAAEYGKIKALKVFIKSDYSIV; this comes from the coding sequence ATGTATAAAAATTATAACATGTCTCAATTAACTCTACCACTAGATATTGAAGTTTTAATTCCAGAAAATGATATTGCTCATTTTGTAAATCAAATCGTAGAAACCATACCTAATGAAGAATTCTACGAATTTACTCACGTTCGTGGTGCATCCTCATATCACCCTAAATTAATGTTAAAGATTATACTTTATTCATATACACAATCTGTTTTTTCTGGAAGAAGAATTGAAAGTCTTCTTAAAGACAGTGTTCGTATGATGTGGTTGTCACAGAATCAAACACCTTCTTATCGAACGATAAATCGTTTCAGAGTTAATCCTATAATTGATCGATTATTACAATCACTATTTATAAATTTTAGAACACAACTCATAGAACAAAACCTTATTGATGAGGAAAGTATTTATATAGACGGTACTAAGATTGAAGCAAATGCCAATAAATACACTTTTGTTTGGAGAAAAAACACAGAAAGATTTAATAAAAAAGTAGTTGAACAATCGAGAGAAATCTATCGTGAAGCCATTGTAAATGAAGTAATACCTGAGTTAAAAGATGAGACCCAAGATATTACACTTGAAACACTTTATGAATTCAAAAACAGATTAGAAGAAAAAATCGAAGATTTAAACAATGATATTAGCAACTCTAAAGATGTAGCAGAACGAAAAACGATGCGTTCAGAAAGAACGGAAATAAAAAAGACTAAAAAGTTGTTAAGTGAAAATATCAATAGGCAAATAAAGTATAAAAAACAATTGGATATGTTAGGTGAAAGAAATAGCTATTCTAAAACAGATCATGATGCAACTTTTATGAGAATGAAAGATGACCACATGATGAACGGACAATTAAAACCAGGATACAATTTACAAATCGCAACAAATTCACAATTCGTTTTATCTTATGACATATTTCCTAATCCAACTGATACTAGAACACTTACACCATTTTTAAATAATATTAGAAATAACTATTTTAATCTACCAAACTATATTGTCGCAGATGCTGGCTACGGCAGTGAGGAAAATTATAAAACGATTCTCGATGAATTTAACAGAACACCATTGATAACTTATAGTATGTACTTAAAAGAACAAACCAAGAAATATAAAGAAAACATATATAACACACAAAATTGGAAGTATGATGAACTTAGAGATGAAATCATATGTCCAAGCAATCGCAGATTGCCATTCAAACGATATACTTATCGAATCGATAAGTATAAATATAAACGAGATTTCAAGTTATATGAAAGTGATAATTGTAATAACTGCGAACTATTTGATTTATGTAGAAAAAATGCATACCAGAGTACAAATAAAAAGATAATGAAAAACAATGTGTGGGAATACTTTAAACATATGACACAAAAGTTGCTTTCAAAACCTGAAACTGAAAAAATCTACAAACAAAGAAAGATTGATGTAGAGCCAGTTTTTGGATATTTGAAGGCTATTTTGGGTTTCACTCGAGTTTCTCTTAGAGGGAAAACAAAAGTGAAACGTGAATTAGGGATTGCCTTAATGGCAACAAACATAAGAAAAATGGTAGCTCTTAGAGCTACCAAAATTAAAAACTATAGTAAAAAGAGCGTAAATTCTTATTTTTTAAAGAATTTACGCTCTTTTAAGTTAATCTGGGATGTTAATGTCCCAGCCACTTTTTTATTTTGTTATAACGGCTTTCTTACCTGTCCAATGTATCGTACAGCCGCGGAATATGGTAAAATTAAAGCATTAAAAGTCTTTATTAAATCTGATTATTCTATTGTTTGA